The following are from one region of the Geoalkalibacter subterraneus genome:
- the fmt gene encoding methionyl-tRNA formyltransferase, producing the protein MGTPAFALATLEGLIDAGLDLVGVYTQPDRPKGRGKKTAPPPVKELAEQHGIKVFQPDKLRRPEVVDELRALAPDLIVVVAYGQILPKSVLEIPRFGCINVHASLLPRHRGAAPINKAIMDGDTETGITTMLMDEGLDTGDMLVKKAIPIGPDETAGELHDRLALLGRETIEETLTQLRAGTLQPQKQDDALSTYAPMLKKGDGLIDWTQDARMLHNQVRGLDPWPGAYTYFNGEVLRIARTQVVAGCGEPGRVMAADQSGIRVACGEDFLSIGELQLPGKKRLSAADFLRGRADLKPGTQLG; encoded by the coding sequence ATGGGCACGCCTGCGTTTGCCCTGGCCACCCTTGAGGGACTGATCGATGCCGGCCTCGATTTGGTCGGGGTCTATACCCAGCCTGATCGGCCTAAAGGGCGAGGCAAAAAAACAGCCCCGCCGCCGGTCAAAGAGCTGGCGGAGCAGCATGGCATCAAAGTGTTTCAGCCCGACAAGTTGAGACGGCCTGAGGTTGTCGACGAATTGCGCGCCCTGGCGCCCGACCTGATCGTGGTGGTGGCCTACGGGCAGATTCTTCCCAAGAGCGTCCTGGAAATTCCGCGCTTCGGCTGCATCAACGTGCATGCCAGCCTGCTGCCGCGTCATCGCGGAGCGGCCCCCATCAACAAGGCGATCATGGATGGCGACACCGAAACAGGGATCACCACCATGCTGATGGACGAGGGGCTCGATACCGGTGATATGCTGGTCAAGAAGGCGATTCCGATCGGGCCTGACGAAACAGCCGGAGAGCTTCACGACCGCCTGGCCCTGCTGGGGCGCGAGACCATCGAGGAGACCCTGACCCAGCTTCGGGCGGGAACGCTCCAGCCGCAGAAGCAGGACGATGCGTTGAGCACCTACGCGCCGATGCTGAAAAAAGGCGATGGGCTTATCGATTGGACGCAGGATGCGCGAATGCTGCACAACCAGGTGCGTGGCCTCGACCCCTGGCCCGGGGCTTATACCTATTTCAACGGCGAGGTGCTGCGCATCGCCCGCACCCAGGTCGTGGCGGGCTGCGGCGAGCCGGGCCGGGTGATGGCTGCGGACCAGTCAGGCATCAGGGTGGCCTGCGGCGAAGATTTTCTGAGTATAGGCGAACTCCAGCTTCCCGGTAAGAAACGTCTCAGCGCCGCTGATTTTCTGCGCGGCCGGGCGGATCTGAAACCGGGCACGCAACTCGGCTAA
- a CDS encoding DUF116 domain-containing protein, with product MDFSRAQAPFRPRKRLFIGLLAGACVLMFILGVLMWWVPSVGLSSIHPILPLILGLVLASVGAVVFGGLALLVMTVLTGRDLLLSERLRGLVIKYLFPAIIGLGRLLRLDRDTLQQSFIALNNQLVRAKKIRVDTTQVLILLPHCIQLFDCGIKITGDVSKCKQCGQCDISGLLELSRERGIDIAVATGGTLARKIIVEKRPQLIVAVACERDLTAGIRDAYPLPVIGILNHRPNGPCINTHVVFQQVREAIDECVVS from the coding sequence GTGGATTTTTCCCGGGCGCAAGCGCCTTTTCGGCCTCGCAAGCGGCTGTTCATCGGCCTGCTGGCCGGCGCGTGCGTCCTGATGTTTATTCTTGGCGTCCTGATGTGGTGGGTTCCCAGTGTCGGGTTGAGCAGCATTCATCCGATTCTGCCGCTGATTCTCGGACTGGTGCTGGCCTCTGTCGGGGCCGTGGTGTTCGGCGGCCTCGCCCTGCTGGTCATGACGGTATTGACGGGGCGTGATCTGCTGCTCTCCGAGCGCCTGCGCGGACTGGTGATCAAATACCTGTTTCCGGCCATTATCGGGCTTGGACGTCTGCTGCGGCTGGATCGCGATACCCTGCAGCAGTCGTTCATCGCTTTGAATAACCAGCTGGTGCGTGCCAAAAAAATACGGGTCGACACCACGCAGGTGCTGATTCTGCTGCCGCACTGCATTCAACTGTTCGACTGCGGTATCAAAATTACCGGCGATGTGAGTAAATGCAAACAGTGCGGACAGTGTGACATCAGCGGCCTGCTTGAGCTCTCTCGCGAGCGGGGGATCGATATCGCGGTGGCTACCGGCGGCACGCTGGCACGCAAGATTATCGTCGAAAAGAGGCCGCAGTTGATCGTTGCCGTTGCTTGTGAGCGCGACCTGACTGCCGGCATTCGCGACGCCTACCCCCTGCCGGTGATCGGCATCCTCAATCACCGGCCCAACGGCCCCTGCATCAATACACACGTAGTTTTCCAGCAGGTGCGCGAAGCCATCGATGAGTGCGTCGTCTCTTGA
- the htpX gene encoding zinc metalloprotease HtpX: protein MNTLRTVFFMTLLTLVLVGIGGAVGGSGGAFFALVIAAAMNLGSYWFSDKIVIKMYKGKEVNSGLLYEVVQELCQRNNLVMPKVYILPQSTPNAFATGRNPSHAVVAATEGLMQILSREELMGVMAHEMSHVKHRDILIGSIAATIAGAVSWMAHMAQWAAIFGGGDEEGSNPIALFAMAIFAPMAAMLVQMAISRSREYEADRGGARLCGNNPHYLASALRKLEAANQSAPMPKVNEATAHMFIVNPLRGGGFKNLFSTHPPVEERVRRLESMTSF, encoded by the coding sequence ATGAATACACTGCGTACCGTATTTTTCATGACTCTTCTGACCCTGGTACTGGTTGGCATCGGTGGCGCTGTCGGCGGTTCCGGCGGCGCGTTCTTTGCGCTGGTGATTGCTGCCGCCATGAACCTGGGCAGCTACTGGTTCTCCGACAAGATCGTCATCAAGATGTATAAGGGCAAAGAGGTCAACAGCGGCCTGTTGTACGAGGTCGTGCAGGAACTCTGCCAACGCAACAACCTGGTGATGCCCAAGGTTTACATCCTGCCGCAGTCCACTCCCAACGCTTTCGCCACCGGTCGCAATCCCTCTCATGCGGTGGTCGCGGCGACCGAGGGGCTTATGCAGATCCTCTCCCGCGAAGAACTGATGGGTGTGATGGCGCATGAAATGAGCCATGTCAAGCATCGCGATATCCTGATCGGATCGATTGCGGCCACCATTGCCGGCGCCGTTTCCTGGATGGCGCATATGGCCCAGTGGGCCGCTATCTTTGGAGGCGGCGACGAGGAGGGGAGCAACCCCATTGCCCTGTTCGCCATGGCGATCTTTGCACCGATGGCGGCAATGCTGGTGCAGATGGCGATTTCTCGCTCCCGCGAGTACGAAGCCGACCGCGGCGGTGCCCGCCTGTGCGGCAACAACCCCCATTATCTGGCCAGCGCCCTGCGCAAGCTTGAAGCGGCCAATCAAAGCGCCCCTATGCCGAAAGTCAATGAGGCGACTGCCCACATGTTCATCGTCAATCCTCTGCGCGGCGGCGGGTTCAAAAACCTGTTCTCGACCCATCCTCCGGTAGAGGAGCGGGTACGCCGGCTGGAGAGCATGACCTCTTTTTGA
- the rsmB gene encoding 16S rRNA (cytosine(967)-C(5))-methyltransferase RsmB, whose amino-acid sequence MTTFDPRRAAFDILCQVEDGAFSDLALDRFLVSQPQTDPRDRGLLTELVYGVLRRRGRIDFALSRFCRQPLHKLEPGILCLLRLGAHQLLHLDKVPARAAVYETVELARKVKLQRACGLLNGVLRALDREKARIPWPAAADPQAHLEHTLSIPGWLAKRWLAEWGAEEAVALAAAFLEPAPTTLRVNTLKTSRDAYLSELRRQGGEGRPGHYVPEALHVLARGDSGLPGNQEGWYQVQDQASQMMAHLLDPHPGEHILDACAAPGGKTTHIAALAANDALITALDLHPQRVTLIRDGAVRLGCRGVEAEACDLSRTPTKWPPESFDRILVDAPCSGLGVLRRNPETRWRRKAADIRQMAQLQKTILHHVAPLLRSGGTLVYSVCTFTPEETEAVISDFLARHPEFVRQDPRDSLPEHWHNLFDSQGALRTFPHRHDGMDAFWAVRMIKK is encoded by the coding sequence TTGACGACTTTCGACCCGCGCCGTGCGGCCTTTGACATCCTGTGCCAGGTCGAGGATGGAGCTTTCTCCGACCTGGCGCTCGACCGTTTTCTGGTTTCGCAGCCGCAAACCGATCCCCGTGACCGTGGTCTTTTGACCGAGCTGGTTTATGGGGTTTTGCGCCGCCGCGGGCGCATCGATTTTGCCCTGTCCCGTTTCTGCCGTCAGCCGTTGCACAAGCTCGAGCCCGGCATCCTGTGTCTGCTGCGGCTCGGCGCCCACCAGTTGCTGCACCTCGACAAGGTGCCCGCCCGCGCCGCCGTCTATGAAACGGTGGAACTGGCGCGCAAGGTGAAGTTGCAGCGCGCCTGTGGCCTGCTCAACGGCGTGCTGCGCGCCCTTGACCGTGAAAAGGCACGCATCCCCTGGCCGGCAGCGGCGGACCCTCAAGCGCACCTCGAACATACCCTGTCGATCCCCGGCTGGCTGGCCAAACGCTGGCTTGCCGAATGGGGGGCCGAAGAAGCCGTTGCGCTGGCAGCGGCTTTCCTCGAGCCGGCTCCCACGACGCTGCGGGTCAATACCCTGAAGACTTCTCGTGACGCGTACCTCTCGGAGTTGCGTCGGCAGGGTGGAGAAGGGCGCCCCGGACATTATGTGCCGGAGGCTCTTCACGTTCTCGCCCGGGGGGACAGTGGCCTGCCCGGCAACCAGGAGGGATGGTATCAGGTGCAGGATCAGGCCAGTCAGATGATGGCTCACTTGCTGGATCCGCACCCTGGAGAGCATATTCTCGACGCCTGCGCTGCCCCCGGCGGCAAGACTACCCATATTGCAGCTCTTGCCGCCAACGACGCTCTTATCACTGCACTTGACCTGCATCCGCAGCGCGTAACCCTGATCCGCGACGGCGCCGTGCGCCTGGGGTGCCGGGGGGTCGAAGCCGAAGCCTGCGATCTGAGCCGTACGCCGACGAAATGGCCTCCGGAATCATTTGACAGGATTCTGGTCGATGCGCCATGCAGCGGCCTCGGCGTCCTTCGCCGCAACCCCGAGACCCGCTGGCGGCGCAAAGCCGCCGATATCAGGCAGATGGCGCAGCTGCAGAAGACGATTCTGCACCATGTCGCGCCGCTGCTGCGTTCGGGCGGTACCCTGGTTTATTCCGTGTGCACCTTCACTCCGGAGGAAACTGAGGCGGTCATCTCCGACTTTCTGGCCCGCCACCCGGAATTTGTGCGGCAGGACCCGCGTGACAGTCTGCCGGAGCACTGGCATAACCTGTTCGATTCCCAGGGTGCGCTGCGGACCTTCCCTCACCGTCATGATGGAATGGATGCCTTCTGGGCGGTGCGGATGATAAAAAAATAG
- the rpe gene encoding ribulose-phosphate 3-epimerase: protein MIKIAPSILSADFARLGQEIKAIEDAGADYVHVDVMDGHFVPNITLGAPVVKSLRACTRLPFDVHLMIDNPDQYIPDFAEAGADLITVHQEAGAHLHRTIQLIRSLGCKAGVSINPATPVSTLDVILEDLDLVLVMSVNPGFGGQGFIPSSLAKIAALRHEIDRRGLQVELEVDGGVKPDNIAEIAAAGADVFVAGSAVFNSEDYHATVQALRTRAEAARS from the coding sequence ATGATTAAAATAGCCCCCTCCATCCTTTCCGCGGATTTCGCACGCCTGGGCCAAGAGATAAAAGCGATTGAAGACGCGGGTGCCGACTATGTGCATGTCGATGTCATGGACGGCCATTTCGTGCCCAACATCACCCTCGGCGCCCCGGTGGTCAAATCCTTGCGCGCCTGCACCCGGCTGCCGTTCGACGTTCACCTGATGATCGACAACCCCGACCAGTACATCCCCGATTTCGCCGAGGCCGGTGCCGATCTGATCACGGTCCACCAGGAAGCTGGGGCGCACCTTCATCGCACCATTCAGTTGATCAGGAGCCTGGGGTGCAAAGCCGGTGTTTCCATCAACCCGGCCACTCCGGTATCGACCCTTGACGTCATTCTTGAGGATCTCGACCTGGTGCTGGTCATGAGCGTCAATCCCGGATTCGGCGGGCAGGGGTTCATCCCTTCAAGTCTTGCCAAGATTGCGGCTTTGCGCCATGAGATCGACCGGCGCGGGCTGCAGGTGGAGCTTGAAGTCGACGGTGGCGTCAAGCCTGACAATATCGCCGAGATTGCCGCCGCCGGCGCCGATGTCTTCGTGGCCGGCAGCGCGGTATTCAATTCAGAGGACTATCATGCCACCGTACAGGCCCTCAGAACACGGGCGGAGGCGGCACGCTCATGA
- a CDS encoding CoA pyrophosphatase codes for MNLDPGRVRQALARQEPRRLPPEDLRPAAVLVPLYNREGEDYVLFTRRTDRLRHHRGEISFPGGRREPDDCDLVTTALRETREELGIAPDDVRVLGRLDDFFSVYGYHVTPYVGFFPWPYSFQADPGEIAEIIEVPLARFRDPAIHRQEDWRHRGRVHPVDFYSVDQHEIWGLTAAILRQLLQRLGLAH; via the coding sequence ATGAATCTTGATCCGGGGCGGGTGCGTCAGGCGCTGGCCCGACAGGAACCGCGCCGCTTGCCCCCTGAGGATCTGCGCCCCGCGGCGGTGCTGGTCCCTTTGTATAATCGCGAGGGCGAGGATTACGTTCTTTTCACGCGGCGTACCGATCGCCTGCGGCATCACCGGGGGGAGATCTCTTTCCCAGGGGGACGTCGTGAGCCGGATGATTGCGACCTGGTAACCACCGCCCTGCGTGAAACCCGTGAAGAGTTGGGAATTGCGCCCGACGATGTCAGAGTTCTCGGGCGGCTGGATGATTTTTTTTCGGTTTACGGTTACCATGTGACGCCCTATGTCGGGTTTTTCCCCTGGCCCTATTCTTTTCAGGCCGATCCGGGTGAGATTGCCGAGATTATAGAAGTTCCCCTGGCGCGATTTCGAGATCCCGCCATTCATCGCCAGGAAGACTGGCGGCACCGCGGCCGGGTGCATCCGGTTGATTTCTATTCCGTGGATCAGCACGAGATCTGGGGGTTGACCGCCGCGATTCTCCGCCAGCTTCTTCAGCGTCTCGGGCTTGCGCACTGA
- a CDS encoding c-type heme family protein, with protein MSPFRNLSLLTKITVIVAGILVVFFGLTSLLHYRQVKSVILDEALQKAREAAYHAVHTREYLSEQYQSWGVELSADRCGLIPVVASNRIGQRVAEDLGYSLRQTSDRYRNPDNAPDLFELEVLKRFRGEPDLDEYYTEVSAEEGPFFRYMMPFEADSSCMPCHGDPQQAPDFIKEMFPPERDQAYHYQLGEVIGAVSVSIPMSEILQRLHANLNRDLLANGVNFLALITCLGILIRFAVTRPLGRLGEVTSEILRTGRFDRVLPRRGRDEIGRLIDSFNEMVAGLGEKTRELEESEQRFRLLTDNAGDGIISFLENGKIILFNRRAEKLFGYSKREVLGMDVAKLVHPDATKSLHEIGTAEYLRLHEDDLMNNIHRIIGRRRDGSPIEMEVSLSLAVSDGHKFHTAIIRFKEPGTSA; from the coding sequence ATGTCGCCATTCCGAAATCTGAGCCTGCTGACCAAAATTACCGTGATCGTTGCCGGAATCCTGGTGGTTTTCTTCGGGTTGACCTCCCTTCTGCATTACCGCCAGGTCAAGAGCGTCATCCTCGATGAGGCCCTGCAAAAGGCGCGCGAAGCGGCTTATCATGCTGTGCACACTCGCGAATACCTCTCCGAGCAGTACCAATCCTGGGGGGTTGAGCTCTCCGCAGATCGCTGCGGGTTGATCCCCGTGGTGGCCTCCAACCGCATTGGCCAGCGGGTCGCCGAAGATCTCGGCTACAGCCTGCGCCAGACCTCGGACCGCTACCGCAATCCCGACAATGCTCCGGATCTCTTTGAACTTGAAGTGCTTAAACGCTTCCGTGGCGAGCCGGATCTGGATGAATATTACACGGAGGTTTCCGCTGAGGAGGGGCCGTTTTTCCGTTACATGATGCCCTTTGAGGCCGATTCGAGCTGTATGCCTTGCCATGGCGATCCTCAGCAGGCGCCCGACTTCATCAAGGAAATGTTTCCGCCGGAACGGGACCAGGCATATCACTACCAGCTTGGAGAGGTCATCGGCGCGGTATCGGTTTCGATCCCCATGAGCGAGATTCTTCAGCGCCTGCATGCCAACCTGAACCGTGACCTGCTGGCGAACGGCGTGAATTTCCTGGCGCTGATCACCTGCCTGGGCATATTGATCCGATTTGCAGTGACTCGTCCGCTTGGACGTCTGGGGGAGGTGACCTCCGAAATCCTGCGGACCGGACGTTTCGACCGTGTGCTGCCGAGAAGGGGGCGCGATGAGATCGGACGGCTGATTGACAGTTTCAACGAGATGGTGGCGGGACTTGGGGAAAAGACACGGGAGCTGGAGGAGTCGGAGCAGCGCTTCCGTCTGCTCACGGACAATGCCGGCGACGGGATCATCAGCTTTCTTGAAAACGGTAAAATTATCCTGTTCAACCGCCGGGCGGAGAAACTTTTCGGCTACAGCAAGCGCGAAGTCTTGGGCATGGATGTCGCCAAGCTTGTTCACCCCGATGCCACCAAAAGCCTGCATGAGATTGGAACCGCCGAATATCTGCGTCTCCACGAAGACGACCTGATGAACAACATTCATCGGATTATCGGCCGACGGCGCGACGGCAGCCCGATCGAAATGGAGGTCTCCCTGTCGCTGGCGGTCTCCGACGGGCATAAATTTCATACAGCAATTATTCGATTCAAAGAACCCGGCACATCAGCATAG
- a CDS encoding bifunctional homocysteine S-methyltransferase/methylenetetrahydrofolate reductase, protein MSNYPSRSRRFLELCAERVVIGDGAMGTLLYERGVSLDANFEHLNLVRPTLVASVHEAYAAVGADLLETNTFGANRARLGAIGLQSKVAEINRAGARLARQAAGSTRYVAGSVGPLIGPRGGDAPLEESEKRQILREQMNALAEGGVDLFLLETFSSLADLRLALAVAAEIGLPAVAQLAFLEGGRTRDGIDAETAVPVLESAGADLIGANCGSGPRDLLAAVKAMAALTDRPLSAFANSGFPQYHDGRYIYLATPEYFASMGREMVAAGATLVGGCCGTTPEHIRALSEAVRGSVPAPRMLPRRTQAASPVESTHPLCRPTGFLDGWGKRPVVTVEIDPPRGLDCDKVLAAARSLHEAGVDAISLAENPLARIRLGNLALASRLQQEVGVPVIAHVTCRDRNLIGLHSDLMGAHLLGLRNILAVTGDPVSLGGESGATSVFDLNSIGLLELLSALNRGTNLMGADLGGHTEFLLGAAFNPNVRNMEGQILRLEKKIAAGACFVQTQPVYDAALLDEMLRLTEPLEIPVLVGILPLVSERNAEFLHNEVPGIRLPDTVRQRMRGKSGPEGVAEGLAVARELIDAGRGRVGGWYLMPPFGKVDIALELIRFIRRWS, encoded by the coding sequence ATGTCTAATTACCCCTCACGCAGCAGACGTTTTCTAGAGTTGTGCGCCGAACGTGTCGTTATCGGTGACGGCGCTATGGGGACGCTCCTTTATGAACGCGGCGTTTCGCTCGATGCCAACTTCGAACACCTCAACCTGGTGCGCCCAACGCTGGTTGCCTCTGTGCATGAGGCCTACGCCGCCGTTGGTGCCGATCTGCTCGAAACCAACACATTCGGGGCCAACCGTGCGCGCCTCGGTGCAATCGGCCTGCAGAGCAAGGTGGCCGAAATCAATCGCGCCGGTGCCCGCCTGGCAAGGCAGGCGGCCGGCAGCACCCGCTATGTGGCCGGCTCGGTGGGGCCGCTTATCGGGCCTCGCGGGGGCGATGCGCCGCTGGAGGAATCGGAGAAAAGGCAGATTCTGCGTGAGCAGATGAATGCTCTGGCCGAGGGCGGGGTGGATCTGTTTCTTCTCGAAACGTTCTCCTCCCTCGCAGACCTGCGTCTCGCACTGGCTGTTGCCGCAGAAATCGGGCTGCCCGCCGTCGCTCAGCTTGCCTTTCTCGAAGGCGGCCGAACCCGCGATGGGATTGATGCCGAGACGGCGGTTCCGGTTCTGGAATCCGCCGGGGCGGATCTGATCGGCGCCAATTGCGGCTCCGGGCCGCGTGATCTGCTGGCTGCCGTCAAGGCGATGGCGGCGTTGACCGATCGTCCCCTGTCGGCCTTTGCCAATTCCGGCTTTCCCCAGTATCACGATGGGCGCTACATCTATCTGGCCACCCCGGAATATTTTGCTTCCATGGGGCGCGAAATGGTGGCGGCGGGTGCGACCCTGGTGGGAGGATGCTGCGGCACGACGCCGGAGCATATCCGCGCTCTGTCTGAAGCCGTGCGGGGCAGCGTGCCTGCACCCCGCATGTTGCCGAGGCGGACGCAGGCGGCTTCCCCCGTCGAGTCGACTCATCCCCTCTGCCGGCCAACAGGGTTTCTCGATGGCTGGGGGAAGCGTCCGGTCGTGACGGTGGAGATCGACCCGCCGCGCGGTCTCGATTGCGACAAGGTGCTGGCTGCGGCCAGGTCACTGCATGAGGCAGGCGTGGATGCCATCAGCCTCGCGGAAAATCCCCTGGCACGCATCCGCCTCGGCAATCTCGCCCTGGCCAGTCGGCTGCAGCAGGAGGTTGGGGTGCCGGTCATAGCCCACGTGACCTGCCGCGACCGCAATCTCATCGGGCTGCACTCGGACCTGATGGGGGCTCACCTGCTGGGGTTGCGCAACATCCTGGCGGTCACCGGTGACCCGGTCTCCCTAGGGGGGGAATCTGGCGCCACCAGTGTCTTTGATCTCAATTCCATCGGGCTGCTCGAACTTCTGTCCGCCCTGAACCGTGGGACCAACCTGATGGGTGCCGACCTCGGCGGTCATACTGAATTTCTGCTGGGGGCCGCTTTCAATCCGAACGTGCGGAACATGGAGGGGCAGATCCTGCGCCTGGAGAAGAAGATCGCCGCAGGGGCCTGCTTTGTGCAGACCCAGCCGGTGTATGACGCTGCTCTGCTTGACGAAATGCTGCGGCTGACCGAACCGCTTGAAATCCCGGTCCTGGTAGGGATCCTTCCCCTGGTGAGCGAGCGCAATGCCGAGTTTCTGCATAACGAGGTGCCCGGCATCCGCCTGCCGGATACAGTGCGGCAGAGAATGCGCGGCAAGAGCGGTCCGGAAGGCGTGGCGGAAGGGCTGGCGGTGGCCAGGGAGCTGATCGATGCCGGTCGCGGGCGAGTCGGGGGGTGGTATCTGATGCCGCCTTTTGGTAAGGTCGACATCGCGCTGGAGTTGATCCGGTTTATCCGCCGCTGGAGTTGA
- the grxC gene encoding glutaredoxin 3, with the protein MKNVEIYTKSYCPYCKRAKELLHIKNVSFTEFDVTSDPVKEQEMRHRSGRHTVPQIFIDDEPIGGCSDLFDLDETGELDGKLGINSSGG; encoded by the coding sequence ATGAAAAATGTTGAAATCTACACCAAAAGCTACTGCCCTTACTGCAAGCGCGCCAAAGAACTGCTGCATATCAAAAACGTCTCTTTCACCGAGTTTGACGTCACCTCCGACCCCGTTAAGGAGCAGGAGATGCGCCACAGGTCCGGTCGCCACACGGTGCCGCAGATTTTTATCGACGATGAGCCGATCGGCGGCTGCAGCGACCTGTTCGACCTGGATGAGACCGGTGAACTGGACGGCAAACTCGGGATCAACTCCAGCGGCGGATAA
- a CDS encoding FAD-dependent oxidoreductase yields the protein MTQIVFSSWGSQVVDNRKSTADTEPPKVKLPTTFDGEKPLAAFMGWNGILVFDASVDVPSMAAEYIHRVQTLYCCGKCTPGKKGTKVLTDLFAGFNNGSAKAEDLDKVPVLAQLLRNCKCTLCQSSAKPLVDAVTHYREDFLARINGESAPQSGHRLVHKYTAPCQDKCPAHIDIPQYIEEIKEYRFDHSLEVIRDSMPLPAVCGRVCPHPCETACRRKNVDDPISIMLLKRTASDWEWKHKKNPPMVPKPRKDKTVAIVGAGPAGLTAAYYLALEGYPVTIYEALPEGFGGGMIAVGIPAYRMPRHILQRDIDIIQSLGVEIVYNTRVGKDITLPELKEKFDAVLLAPGAHKSKPMGVEGEDKGYKGFLRGGIEFLRDAYMGKPTGMGKKVVVVGGGNTAIDCVRVALREGAEESYLVYRRTRKEMPADVWEVDGAEEEGVKFEFLVLPKKIIVDDKNQVIGVECVRMQLGEPDDSGRRRPEPIEGSEFILECDTVIPAIGQDPDLSFIPEDMGIDITKWNTVVTRYLPLKGLDGRSLKDDMGNYLVRTLVTDLDGVFASGDAEIGPLTVVACVGNAHRAARVIQRWLEEKKVYLSDDEIMEDILTNLGVYEKDEEVAWLDSAEREKQAEIHGPERASYKNYCEVELGLSDSQAVREAERCLRCYRMAMAAI from the coding sequence TTGACCCAGATCGTTTTTTCAAGTTGGGGCTCGCAGGTCGTCGACAACCGCAAGTCCACCGCCGACACGGAACCCCCCAAGGTCAAGCTCCCCACAACGTTTGACGGTGAAAAACCCCTGGCCGCCTTCATGGGCTGGAACGGGATCCTGGTGTTTGATGCCAGTGTTGACGTTCCCTCGATGGCGGCCGAATATATTCACCGGGTGCAGACGCTTTACTGCTGCGGCAAGTGCACGCCGGGGAAAAAGGGGACCAAGGTTCTGACCGATCTGTTTGCAGGTTTTAACAACGGCAGCGCCAAGGCTGAGGATCTGGACAAGGTTCCTGTTCTTGCACAACTGCTGCGCAACTGCAAGTGCACTCTGTGCCAGAGTTCGGCCAAACCGCTGGTCGACGCCGTGACCCATTACCGTGAAGATTTTCTGGCGCGGATCAATGGTGAAAGCGCTCCCCAGAGCGGACATCGCCTGGTCCACAAGTATACCGCGCCCTGCCAGGACAAGTGCCCGGCTCACATTGATATCCCCCAGTATATCGAGGAGATCAAAGAGTATCGGTTTGATCATTCTCTCGAGGTCATTCGCGACAGCATGCCGCTTCCCGCGGTCTGCGGCCGTGTCTGCCCCCATCCCTGCGAGACAGCCTGCCGCCGCAAGAATGTAGACGACCCGATCAGCATCATGCTGCTCAAGCGCACCGCCTCCGACTGGGAGTGGAAGCACAAGAAGAATCCGCCCATGGTGCCCAAGCCGCGCAAGGACAAGACGGTGGCGATTGTCGGCGCCGGACCTGCCGGGTTGACCGCGGCCTATTACCTTGCTCTTGAAGGTTATCCGGTGACGATTTACGAGGCCCTGCCGGAAGGATTCGGCGGCGGGATGATTGCGGTCGGCATTCCGGCCTACCGTATGCCGCGCCATATCCTGCAGCGTGACATCGATATCATCCAGTCCCTCGGGGTGGAGATCGTCTACAACACCCGTGTCGGCAAGGATATTACCTTGCCTGAATTGAAGGAGAAATTCGACGCGGTGCTGCTCGCACCCGGTGCGCACAAGTCAAAGCCCATGGGGGTTGAAGGCGAGGACAAGGGGTACAAAGGCTTTCTCCGCGGCGGCATCGAGTTTCTGCGCGATGCCTACATGGGCAAGCCGACCGGCATGGGTAAAAAAGTCGTGGTGGTCGGCGGCGGCAATACCGCCATTGACTGCGTCCGCGTCGCCCTGCGTGAAGGCGCCGAGGAATCCTACCTGGTTTATCGCCGTACCCGCAAGGAGATGCCCGCTGACGTGTGGGAGGTCGACGGCGCTGAAGAAGAAGGGGTTAAGTTTGAATTCCTGGTGCTTCCCAAGAAGATCATTGTGGACGACAAAAACCAGGTGATCGGAGTCGAATGTGTGCGTATGCAGCTCGGCGAGCCGGATGATTCAGGGCGCCGGCGTCCCGAACCGATCGAGGGCAGCGAATTCATTCTCGAATGCGATACGGTCATCCCCGCCATCGGACAGGATCCCGACCTTTCTTTTATCCCCGAGGACATGGGGATCGACATCACCAAGTGGAATACGGTGGTGACCCGCTATCTGCCTCTTAAGGGGCTCGATGGTCGTTCCCTCAAGGATGATATGGGCAACTACCTCGTGCGCACTTTGGTGACTGACCTTGATGGAGTTTTTGCCAGCGGCGATGCGGAAATCGGTCCTCTGACCGTGGTGGCCTGCGTCGGTAACGCGCATCGTGCCGCCCGTGTCATCCAGCGCTGGCTGGAAGAGAAGAAAGTTTATCTCTCCGATGACGAAATCATGGAAGACATCCTGACCAATCTGGGTGTTTACGAAAAGGATGAAGAGGTGGCCTGGCTTGATTCGGCAGAGCGCGAGAAACAGGCCGAAATACATGGCCCCGAGCGGGCGAGTTACAAGAATTACTGTGAGGTCGAACTCGGCCTGAGCGACAGTCAGGCGGTGCGCGAGGCCGAAAGGTGCCTGCGCTGCTACCGCATGGCGATGGCTGCGATCTAA